The following proteins are co-located in the Rattus norvegicus strain BN/NHsdMcwi chromosome X, GRCr8, whole genome shotgun sequence genome:
- the LOC120099313 gene encoding high mobility group protein B4-like gives MGKESKLRAKVNVSPYVHFMIDFKNQMKEQQPNTYYDFTEFSRKCSEKWRTISKKEKKKYEALAKRDKVRYQHEMRNYTGPRRQRRRRDANVPRKPPSSFLLFSMDHFDQIKEKHPNWAVAQVAKAARRMWSRSAEVDKIPYEEKAAILWAKYLEEREAYYHQCQRGK, from the coding sequence atgggaaaagaaagcaaactaagagcAAAGGTGAACGTCTCTCCTTACGTCCATTTTATGATCGACTTCAAAAATCAAATGAAGGAGCAACAGCCAAACACCTATTATGACTTTACCGAATTTTCTAGAAAGTGTTCTGAAAAGTGGAGGACCATCtcgaagaaggaaaagaagaagtatgAAGCCCTAGCCAAGCGCGACAAAGTTCGGTACCAACATGAAATGAGAAACTACACCGGACCAAGAAggcagagaagaaggagggaTGCGAATGTACCGCGGAAGCCCCCATCCTCATTCCTGCTCTTCTCCATGGATCACTTTGAccagataaaagaaaaacaccCAAACTGGGCTGTGGCGCAGGTGGCCAAGGCTGCCAGAAGGATGTGGTCCAGGTCTGCGGAAGTGGACAAAATCCCCTATGAGGAGAAGGCTGCTATTCTGTGGGCAAAGTACCTTGAAGAGCGGGAGGCCTACTACCACCAATGCCAGCGTGGGAAGTAA